From a single Thermothielavioides terrestris NRRL 8126 chromosome 3, complete sequence genomic region:
- a CDS encoding glycoside hydrolase family 76 protein (CAZy_ID 269856), which produces MGWVSTSKATALLSAVLLAATGAIAAGEAKLQVDLSSPDSIRAAAKIVAANLFSYYHGNQPGQTPGILPGPPPGGPYYWWQAGAMWGTYIDYWFYTGDSTYNDETVRAMEFQSENSYQPANWTLSLGNDDQGFWGMAAMLAAETNFQNPPDGQTPWLTLAQAVFNTQAWRWDMEYCNGGLHWQIPTTNGGYDYKNSIANVVFLNIGARLARYTKNDTYAKWVDTAWDWIEGVGYITKDYNVLDGGHTEENCTDINPVQFSANMAVLLHGSAIMYNYTNGSEKWRARVAGLLNHTIDFFFPDGIMVERACELPDRVQCNTDQHSFKGYMHRALATTAVVAPFTREQIVRVLRSSTEGAVSSCLADGTCGFRWNTGSYDGDNVVGPAGQEMSALAALSTLLIDQQKVLNGPLTNTTGGTSQGDPSAGGTFNALAPPKPITTADRAGAGILTAVVLATFLGGLVWMGMGWSEGS; this is translated from the exons ATGGGATGGGTATCAACCTCCAAGGCGACCGCGCTGCTGAGCGCCGTGCTCCTTGCCGCGACAGGCGCAATCGCAGCCGGCGAGGCCAAGCTGCAGGTTGATCTGAGTTCCCCTG ACTCGATCAGGGCAGCCGCGAAGATCGTCGCGGCCAACCTCTTTTCCTACTACCACGGCAATCAGCCCGGCCAGACCCCCGGCATCCtcccggggccgccgccgggcggccCATACTACTGGTGGCAGGCCGGAGCGATGTGGGGGACCTACATCGACTACTGGTTCTACACGGGCGACTCAACATACAACGATGAGACGGTCCGGGCCATGGAATTCCAGTCCGAAAACAGCTACCAGCCAGCGAATTGGACGCTATCGTTGGGCAACGACGACCAGGGCTTCTGGGGCATGGCGGCCATGCTCGCCGCAGAGACGAACTTCCAGAATCCGCCAGATGGTCAGACACCATGGTTGACTCTGGCCCAGGCCGTCTTCAACACACAGGCCTGGCGCTGGGACATGGAGTATTGCAACGGCGGCCTGCACTGGCAGATCCCGACCACCAACGGCGGGTACGACTACAAGAATTCGATCGCCAACGTCGTGTTCCTCAACATCGGCGCCCGGCTGGCGCGCTACACTAAGAACGACACGTACGCCAAGTGGGTCGACACGGCCTGGGACTGGATCGAGGGCGTCGGCTACATCACCAAGGACTACAACGTCCTGGACGGCGGGCACACGGAGGAGAACTGCACCGATATTAACCCGGTTCAGTTCTCGGCTAACATggccgtcctcctccacgGCAGCGCTATTATGTATAACTAC ACCAACGGCTCCGAAAAGTGGCGCgcccgcgtcgccggcctgctcaaCCACACCatcgacttcttcttccccgACGGCATCATGGTCGAGCGCGCGTGCGAGCTGCCGGACCGCGTGCAGTGCAACACGGACCAGCACTCCTTCAAGGGGTACATGCACCGGGCgctggcgacgacggcggtcGTGGCGCCCTTCACGCGCGAGCAGATCGTGCGCGTGCTGCGCTCGTCCACCGAGGGCGCCGTGTCGTCGTGCCTGGCCGACGGCACCTGCGGCTTCCGCTGGAACACGGGCTCCTACGACGGCGACAACGTCgtcggccccgccggccaggagatgagcgccctcgccgccctcagCACCCTGCTCATCGACCAGCAGAAGGTGCTCAACGGCCCGCTGACCAACACCACCGGCGGCACCAGCCAGGGCGAccccagcgccggcggcaccttcaatgcgctggcgccgcccaagCCCATCACCACGGCCGAcagggccggcgcgggcatTCTCACCGCCGTCGTGCTCGCGACGTTCCTCGGTGGGCTCGTGTGGATGGGCATGGGCTGGTCCGAGGGGTCGTAG
- a CDS encoding glycosyltransferase family 31 protein (CAZy_ID 269952): MLAHRCSARTSSSILLVFVLAIVFLTARRVHNPRAPPPPPDRATWRDGDMSKACPQDLEFLRTKDLALTQKIVYTRRCIRPVRGDVDRDVVANVSSPLVTTKTILNLADGCSSAEPPPCEPLSLHVPPAYPKPEHQYQHLVFGVASSYGRLQDALPTFAHWLSGSGAALIVVVADADQPDANFDLAALEAAYRNLSIDATVIAPKLKTGLPRKDTPANEPLPSPAPVEQLHFLLIRDMLEFATPQTQWLGVLDDDTFFPSLHPLSGMLQQHNHSAPVWLGALADNLESIRKWGYMSYGGAGVFLSMPLARQLAPHLDSCIRKTTIISGDGMLRDCIYLNTPTKLTVVPELYQHDMRGDPAGFYESGRRVLSVHHWKSWYNAPVDKMAAVVRVCGDCFLQRFRLGDDTLLANGYSVSVYRAGLLPTLDLGRIEGTWGGWGGSDFDFVYAPFRPPLAPEDKKSYRLVGVAEEPAATVNGVPAKLRQFYVHRTTTEEEKKGKDSAMDEVIELVWEG; this comes from the exons ATGCTCGCTCACCGGTGCTCTGCAAGAACGTCCTCTTCGATCTTGCTGGTCTTCGTCCTGGCCATTGTCTTCCTAACCGCGCGCCGAGTTCACAATCCCCGAGCCCCACCACCTCCGCCAGATCGTGCAACCTGGCGCGATGGCGATATGAGTAAGGCCTGTCCGCAAGACCTTGAATTCTTGCGCACCAAAGACCTGGCCTTGACCCAAAAAATCGTGTACACCCGCCGCTGCATCCGGCCCGTCCGCGGCGACGTCGATCGCGATGTCGTTGCCAACGTCAGCAGTCCGCTCGTCACCACCAAGACCATCCTGAACCTGGCTGATGGGTGCTCGAGTGCCGAGCCGCCCCCCTGCGAGCCGCTCTCACTGCATGTCCCGCCCGCGTATCCTAAGCCCGAGCATCAGTATCAGCACCTCGTCTTCGGCGTGGCGTCCTCATACGGACGCCTCCAAGACGCCCTCCCGACCTTTGCCCACTGGCtctcgggcagcggcgctGCACTCATCGTGGTCGTCGCTGACGCCGACCAACCCGACGCCAActtcgacctcgccgccctcgaagccGCATACCGCAACCTCTCCATCGACGCAACCGTCATCGCACCCAAGCTCAAAACCGGCCTGCCACGGAAGGACACGCCCGCCAACGAGCCCCTCCCGTCCCCGGCGCCGGTCGAGCAGCTCCACTTCCTCCTCATCCGCGACATGCTCGAGTTCGCCACGCCGCAAACGCAGTggctcggcgtcctcgacgacgacacaTTCTTCCCCTCGCTGCACCCGCTGTCCGGCATGCTCCAGCAGCACAACCACAGCGCGCCGGTCTggctcggcgcgctggccgacaaCCTCGAAAGCATCCGCAAGTGGGGGTACATGTCGtacggcggggccggcgtgTTCCTGTCAATGCCGCTAGCGCGGCAGCTCGCGCCCCACCTGGACTCGTGCATCCGCAAGACGACCATCATCTCGGGCGACGGCATGCTGCGTGACTGCATATACTTGAACACGCCGACCAAGCTGACCGTCGTGCCGGAGCTGTACCAGCACGACATGCGCGGCGACCCGGCCGGCTTTTACGAGAGCGGGCGCCGGGTGCTGAGCGTGCATCACTGGAAGTCAT GGTACAACGCGCCCGTCGAcaagatggcggcggtggtgcgcgTGTGCGGCGACTGCTTCCTGCAGCGCTTCCGGCTGGGCGACGAcacgctgctggccaacGGGTACAGCGTGAGCGTGTACCGGgcggggctgctgccgacGCTGGACCTGGGCCGCATCGAGGGCACGTGGGGCGGGTGGGGTGGTTCCGACTTCGACTTCGTCTACGCGCCCttccggccgccgctggccccCGAGGACAAGAAGAGCTACCGGCTGGTCGGGGTGGCCgaggagccggcggcgactgTCAACGGAGTCCCCGCCAAGCTCAGACAGTTCTATG